A DNA window from Christiangramia salexigens contains the following coding sequences:
- a CDS encoding DUF6155 family protein → MSKRAFKKYIKSLEKEDLEEQIMDLYNRFEDVKVFYNFVFNPNEEKLVNEAKFKISKEYFPPNKRKAKARRSVAHKYIKHFKKLEMEPHSLADLMFYNVEIAQTFSADKDNITEAFEKSIFKSQEQAVNYVIEQGILPEFLNRIQKINAEAVSQNWSNSYLFERINDQFL, encoded by the coding sequence ATGAGTAAGCGTGCTTTTAAAAAGTACATAAAATCTTTGGAGAAAGAAGATCTAGAAGAACAGATCATGGACCTTTATAACAGATTTGAGGACGTTAAGGTTTTTTACAATTTCGTATTTAATCCAAACGAAGAAAAACTCGTAAATGAGGCTAAATTCAAAATATCTAAAGAATATTTTCCTCCTAATAAAAGAAAAGCCAAGGCCCGTAGATCTGTGGCTCATAAATACATCAAGCATTTCAAAAAACTGGAGATGGAACCGCATTCCCTGGCAGATCTTATGTTCTATAATGTAGAGATCGCCCAAACTTTCTCTGCAGATAAAGACAATATTACCGAAGCTTTTGAAAAAAGTATTTTCAAGTCGCAGGAGCAGGCTGTTAATTATGTGATAGAGCAAGGAATATTACCTGAATTTCTAAATCGCATTCAAAAGATTAATGCTGAAGCCGTTTCCCAGAACTGGTCTAATTCTTACCTATTTGAGCGGATTAATGATCAGTTTTTGTAA
- the cysM gene encoding cysteine synthase CysM translates to MNDSILDIVGNTPLVKAKRLVENPNVELYFKLEGQNPGGSVKDRAAFNMIKSALDRGDINNKTRLIEATSGNTGIALAMIAGIFGLEIELVMPENSTIERVQTMRAYGAKVTLTDADGGIEGSRDYAEDKAKTGDYFMLNQFGNNDNWKAHYKTTGPEIWNDTNNNITHFVSSMGTTGTIMGTSTFLKEKNNEIQIIGVQPTDDSRIPGIRKWPEAYLPKIFNPKKVDRVLEVSQKEAEEMTRRLAEEEGIFAGMSSGGAAAAAVRLCNELESGLVVSIVCDRGDRYLSSDLFA, encoded by the coding sequence ATGAATGATTCTATTTTAGATATTGTAGGGAATACGCCACTAGTAAAGGCTAAACGTTTAGTTGAAAACCCAAATGTAGAGCTGTACTTTAAATTAGAAGGTCAGAACCCTGGCGGAAGTGTAAAGGATCGTGCCGCTTTTAATATGATTAAAAGCGCTCTGGACAGAGGAGATATTAATAATAAGACCCGACTTATTGAAGCTACCAGCGGGAATACAGGGATCGCACTGGCTATGATAGCGGGAATCTTCGGACTAGAGATAGAGCTGGTAATGCCAGAAAATTCTACTATAGAAAGGGTTCAGACGATGAGAGCTTACGGTGCAAAGGTTACTTTAACCGATGCTGATGGAGGAATAGAAGGTTCCAGAGATTATGCTGAAGATAAGGCTAAAACAGGGGATTACTTTATGCTTAATCAGTTTGGAAATAATGATAACTGGAAAGCACATTATAAAACTACAGGTCCTGAGATCTGGAATGACACGAATAATAATATCACGCATTTTGTTTCTTCGATGGGAACTACCGGGACGATTATGGGAACCAGTACATTCTTAAAAGAAAAGAATAATGAGATTCAGATCATAGGGGTACAGCCCACAGATGATTCACGAATTCCCGGAATTAGAAAATGGCCAGAAGCCTACTTGCCAAAAATATTTAACCCTAAAAAGGTAGATAGGGTTTTAGAAGTAAGCCAAAAGGAAGCTGAAGAAATGACAAGAAGATTAGCTGAGGAGGAAGGTATCTTTGCAGGAATGAGTAGTGGAGGAGCTGCTGCTGCAGCAGTTAGACTTTGTAATGAACTTGAAAGTGGGTTGGTGGTGAGTATCGTTTGTGATAGGGGAGATCGTTATTTGTCGTCAGACCTATTTGCATAA
- the epsC gene encoding serine O-acetyltransferase EpsC, translated as MKIEEIIKQIEDQKNLPNLNFSIKEKTEAFTHKLFYTLFDKQTPVKDNLMELGMDFEVLAKLVCWEPGSPCQDIWKDYVHKLPTILEKLNLDALAISKNDPAANSVEEVYLSYPGFFAIAVYRLSHEFYKFGLPLVPRLMAECAHSLTGTDINPGAKIGDSFFIDHATGVVIGETAVIKDNVKIYQGVTLGALTVDRTLRNIKRHPTIENNVTIYANATILGGETTIGKYSIIGGNVWLTESVPENSMVSHKPQINIKKYT; from the coding sequence ATGAAAATTGAAGAGATTATAAAGCAGATCGAAGATCAAAAAAATCTTCCAAACCTTAATTTTAGTATTAAGGAAAAAACCGAAGCTTTTACACATAAATTATTTTACACGCTTTTTGATAAGCAAACTCCGGTAAAGGATAATCTAATGGAACTGGGGATGGACTTTGAAGTTCTTGCCAAGCTGGTTTGTTGGGAACCGGGTTCACCATGTCAGGATATCTGGAAGGATTATGTACATAAACTTCCAACCATCCTCGAGAAACTGAATTTAGATGCCCTTGCTATTTCAAAAAATGATCCTGCTGCCAATTCAGTAGAGGAAGTCTATCTGTCTTATCCCGGATTTTTTGCGATTGCAGTTTACAGACTGAGCCACGAATTCTACAAATTTGGATTACCACTGGTTCCAAGACTTATGGCAGAATGTGCTCATAGTCTAACCGGAACAGATATTAATCCCGGGGCTAAAATAGGAGACTCATTTTTTATAGATCACGCTACCGGTGTAGTGATAGGGGAGACGGCCGTGATAAAGGATAATGTAAAAATATATCAGGGTGTAACCTTGGGTGCCTTAACCGTGGATCGAACCCTGCGTAATATTAAAAGGCATCCTACCATAGAGAATAATGTAACTATTTATGCTAATGCCACCATTTTAGGCGGGGAAACAACAATAGGAAAGTATTCCATAATTGGGGGAAATGTTTGGTTAACCGAATCTGTTCCTGAAAATAGCATGGTCTCCCATAAGCCTCAAATCAATATAAAGAAATACACTTAA
- a CDS encoding SDR family oxidoreductase, which translates to MSIEGKTIIITGASSGIGEATALKLSKEGANVVLTARREDKLNELKAKIDEQKAGKALVVPGDVTNKKDLENLVDKTKKEFENVDGLINNAGLMPLSYVKNLHTEEWDKMVDVNVKGVMNGVAAVLPTMMDQKSGNIINISSSAGRKIYPGGAVYCATKAAVKMFSEGLRQELAPKYNINVTSIEPGFVETELTQSITDDEIKESLLSNFEEMTPLQAEDIAESIYYTLAQPKRANINDIYIMPTEQEQ; encoded by the coding sequence ATGAGTATTGAAGGAAAAACAATAATTATTACCGGAGCTTCAAGTGGGATTGGAGAAGCTACAGCTCTTAAACTATCTAAAGAAGGGGCTAATGTAGTATTAACAGCTAGAAGAGAGGATAAACTTAATGAACTGAAAGCTAAGATAGATGAACAAAAAGCAGGTAAAGCTTTAGTGGTCCCCGGTGATGTTACGAATAAAAAAGATCTTGAAAACCTCGTGGATAAGACCAAAAAGGAATTTGAAAATGTAGACGGTCTTATTAATAATGCCGGCTTAATGCCACTTTCTTATGTGAAAAATCTTCATACCGAAGAATGGGATAAAATGGTAGATGTAAATGTAAAAGGTGTTATGAATGGTGTAGCCGCCGTATTACCTACCATGATGGATCAAAAAAGCGGGAATATCATTAATATTTCGTCCAGTGCTGGTAGAAAGATATATCCGGGAGGTGCTGTATATTGCGCTACCAAGGCTGCTGTGAAAATGTTTTCTGAAGGCTTAAGACAGGAACTAGCTCCTAAGTACAACATCAATGTAACTTCCATAGAGCCTGGTTTTGTAGAAACTGAATTAACCCAGTCTATCACAGATGATGAAATTAAAGAAAGTCTGCTTTCAAATTTTGAAGAAATGACGCCATTACAGGCTGAAGACATTGCAGAATCAATTTACTATACACTTGCTCAGCCAAAGCGGGCGAATATCAACGATATTTATATAATGCCTACCGAGCAGGAGCAATAG
- a CDS encoding Crp/Fnr family transcriptional regulator has product MFDKYKTILTRSDLFHDLSGNEWQELLCNFHEEEWPKNSCFINYQKFLFHFYIIVSGRIKMYQSDELSEKEHTLFLLKKGDVFDLFCLLDGSKHMVYYECLDDTMVLAAPMEFIREWLKKNPSRYHTFLTYAGKMMRTLENNVSQLIFTDISTRLLKLLLSNVNYDSKKLEVINDLPNKEIANLIGSTRAVVNRHIQKLKRNGSIKVSRNQMEIKDISILLRELNNQQKKF; this is encoded by the coding sequence TTGTTTGATAAGTATAAAACTATCCTAACCAGAAGTGACCTTTTTCATGACCTTTCGGGGAATGAATGGCAGGAACTATTGTGCAATTTTCATGAGGAAGAATGGCCTAAAAATTCATGTTTCATCAATTATCAAAAATTCCTCTTTCACTTTTATATTATAGTATCGGGAAGGATAAAGATGTATCAGTCTGATGAATTAAGTGAAAAGGAACACACCTTATTTCTTTTGAAAAAAGGAGATGTTTTCGATTTGTTCTGCCTTCTGGATGGGAGTAAACATATGGTTTATTATGAATGTCTGGACGATACGATGGTACTCGCAGCGCCTATGGAGTTTATAAGGGAATGGCTTAAAAAGAACCCTTCCAGATATCACACTTTCCTTACTTATGCCGGCAAAATGATGCGCACCCTGGAAAACAATGTATCTCAATTAATTTTCACCGATATTTCTACCCGGCTTTTAAAGTTACTACTGAGTAACGTAAACTACGATTCAAAAAAATTGGAGGTGATCAACGATCTTCCCAATAAGGAGATCGCCAATTTAATAGGATCTACAAGAGCAGTAGTTAACAGGCACATTCAGAAATTAAAGCGCAATGGATCCATCAAAGTTTCCAGAAATCAAATGGAAATAAAGGATATTTCAATTCTACTCCGCGAGCTTAACAATCAGCAAAAAAAGTTTTAA
- a CDS encoding FUSC family protein: MTQKLISYKEDLFKFLRSTDFSKAIVLTIAILVPVSLFYRLDFLEIGISIAMGCLLSSPSDVTGSFKHKVLGILSAAGLGSLSFMIAGYSSSYTMAVIPMLLIMMFSVSYLSVYGFRASLVTFSGLLAVVLSFANLSSGIEIWQKALLIAGGGIWYLMLSTLWYFLKPKRPTEELLAETMEITADYLRTRMKLLETDIDAEKIQKELFTLQNELNEHHESLREILISSRKDSGSSGYTRKRLLIFIDLVDILEFAMANPIDYERMQSILKDDWKQLRAFSNFSLQMAAQLDRISQSIYRNSRLPDNAIPNELAKTREALKKFRESIDVTKKREAMLLLRNFFDYQTKQAQKINSIDRILRNIAEKRKIFYKNKDLRKFLTPQEYSFKTLETNFNFNSAIFRHALRLALVVVAGYFIGEYFSVQNSYWILLTIVVIMRPNYGLTKERTKKRITGTLIGGAIAIGIVMLTQNPMVYAVLGLLSLTLAFSLIQRNYTTAAIFITLSIIFIYALLQPEVLNVIQYRVIDTLIGAGLAALGNVILWPKWEFTSINATIFSSINSNLEYLSEIDKYYHDKKEIPASYKLARKKAFMEMGNLSGSFQRMAQEPKSKQMYLSLVYNIVGLNQTFLSALASLGSYIRTHPTTKASADFELHTRSIRNNLENALRILEHKELKKDTINIKEAGETLHRKFDELARERDLQIEAGQDQIEKSMRLKLQEAHLITGQLEWLMDISEKLEKKIKELNQKDYE, translated from the coding sequence TTGACCCAAAAACTGATCTCATATAAAGAAGACCTGTTTAAATTTCTGAGGAGTACAGACTTTTCTAAGGCAATTGTATTGACCATTGCCATATTGGTTCCTGTATCTCTGTTTTACAGATTAGATTTCTTGGAAATTGGCATAAGTATAGCAATGGGTTGCTTGTTGTCTTCTCCAAGTGACGTAACCGGGAGCTTTAAACATAAAGTGCTTGGTATACTAAGTGCGGCCGGTTTGGGTTCTCTTTCCTTCATGATCGCTGGATATTCCTCGTCATATACCATGGCCGTAATTCCAATGCTTTTGATCATGATGTTCTCTGTTTCCTACCTTTCTGTGTATGGTTTTAGAGCATCGCTGGTCACTTTTTCAGGATTGCTGGCTGTAGTGCTTAGTTTTGCAAATCTTTCTTCTGGTATCGAAATATGGCAAAAAGCTTTGTTAATTGCAGGAGGCGGTATATGGTATTTAATGCTAAGTACATTATGGTATTTTCTGAAGCCGAAACGTCCTACTGAAGAATTACTGGCTGAAACCATGGAGATCACTGCTGATTATCTGAGAACCCGGATGAAATTACTTGAAACTGATATTGATGCCGAAAAGATTCAAAAAGAGCTGTTCACTCTTCAGAATGAATTAAATGAACATCATGAGAGTTTAAGGGAGATCCTTATAAGTTCCCGAAAGGATTCCGGAAGTTCAGGTTATACAAGAAAAAGACTTTTGATCTTTATAGACCTTGTGGATATTCTTGAATTTGCGATGGCTAATCCCATAGATTATGAGCGCATGCAGAGTATACTAAAGGACGACTGGAAACAGCTAAGAGCCTTTTCAAACTTTTCCTTGCAGATGGCAGCTCAATTAGACAGAATATCTCAGTCGATCTATAGAAATTCGAGGTTGCCGGATAATGCAATTCCTAATGAATTAGCAAAAACCCGAGAGGCGTTAAAGAAATTCAGGGAAAGTATAGATGTTACAAAGAAGCGTGAGGCCATGCTTTTGCTTCGGAATTTCTTCGACTATCAAACAAAGCAGGCACAAAAGATAAATAGTATAGACCGTATTCTTAGGAATATTGCGGAGAAGCGAAAGATCTTTTACAAAAATAAGGATCTACGAAAATTCCTTACACCACAGGAGTACAGCTTTAAAACCTTGGAAACAAATTTTAATTTTAACTCAGCCATTTTTAGGCATGCTCTGAGACTTGCTCTGGTAGTCGTGGCGGGTTACTTCATTGGAGAATACTTTTCTGTACAGAATTCCTACTGGATCCTTCTTACGATAGTAGTGATCATGCGACCCAATTACGGACTTACAAAAGAACGCACTAAAAAACGGATTACGGGAACATTGATCGGTGGAGCAATCGCCATAGGAATAGTAATGCTAACTCAGAACCCTATGGTTTACGCGGTTTTAGGTTTATTATCCCTAACTCTTGCTTTTTCACTAATACAAAGGAATTATACCACAGCCGCAATTTTCATTACACTAAGTATTATTTTTATTTATGCATTGCTTCAGCCGGAAGTTCTTAATGTAATACAATACAGAGTGATAGATACTCTTATAGGGGCTGGTTTGGCAGCTTTGGGTAATGTTATATTATGGCCAAAATGGGAGTTTACCAGTATTAATGCCACTATATTTTCCTCGATTAATTCCAACCTGGAATATCTTTCTGAGATCGATAAATATTATCATGATAAGAAGGAAATACCTGCCAGCTACAAATTGGCCAGGAAGAAAGCCTTTATGGAAATGGGAAATTTAAGCGGGTCCTTTCAAAGAATGGCTCAGGAACCTAAATCAAAACAAATGTACTTAAGTTTGGTCTATAACATCGTAGGCTTAAACCAGACATTTCTATCGGCATTAGCCTCACTCGGGAGCTATATTAGAACGCATCCCACAACAAAAGCTTCTGCAGATTTTGAATTGCATACCAGATCTATAAGGAATAATCTGGAAAATGCCCTAAGAATTCTGGAACATAAAGAATTGAAAAAAGATACTATAAACATAAAGGAGGCCGGGGAAACCCTGCACAGAAAATTTGATGAACTAGCAAGGGAGAGAGACTTGCAGATAGAGGCGGGGCAGGATCAAATAGAAAAGAGCATGCGTCTTAAATTACAGGAAGCGCATTTGATCACGGGACAACTAGAGTGGCTGATGGATATTTCAGAAAAATTAGAGAAGAAAATTAAAGAACTAAATCAAAAAGATTATGAGTAA